aCGAACGGACCGGTGTTCGTCGACTTCTTTGCACCATGGTGCACTCAGTAACTCGACTGTTTTACACTGAACTGACATCAGCTGCAAGAAGTTGCGGCCGATCTACGAGAAGCTCGCAGCCACATACAAGGGCGCGCTGAACGTCGCCGCGGTCAACTGTGATGACCACCCGATCCTGTGCAAGCGCAACGGTGTTCAAGGCTACCCGACCATCAAACTATTCCAGCAcggcgaggtcaaggtgTTTGAGAAGCACCGTACCCTTCCACTCATGACCagcttcctcgacgaggaggtaAAAAGGTAAACCGTAGGTCGCACAAATGGCTGACGTCAGCGTGCCCAtgaagaagatgacgaACGAAGATTTCGAGGGAATCATCGCGGATGACGACCTCTTCTTCGTCTACTTGACCAGCTATTCAACATCcctggaggaggttgtATGTGCATGTCGCGTACTGCCGCTGACATTTCAGGAGCAGGTGGAGCGTGCCGTCAAGTCATTAGGCCTCAAGGTCCCCGTCTACAAGACGAACGACCCTCTCTTCTACAAGAACCAAAGCATCGCTATGCCtccgccgacctcctcgcttCTCGCCTTTGCGTCCCACGAGCCGCACCACGTCGGAGCTGTGGCGCTTccggccaaggacgaggacctTGAACACTTCGTCCACAGGAACAGTTACCCGAACTACTTTGACCTGTCAGGGGACAACTACAACACGTTCTTCCTGTCCGAAAACCATCCTCTCGTCGTTTTAGGGGCGGTCCGCGACGGCGCAGAGGGAGAAAAGGACCGGGTGGAGATGGTCAAGATGGCCCGGGCGTGGAAGAAGGGTGGACGACATTCCGAGCAGCGCATCATATTCGTCTCAGCCATCGCCAGCAGCTGGCAAAAGTGGCTGCGAAAGATGGTCGGCGTCCAACCTGCCGACATCCCCACGatcgtcgccatcgacaCCAAAGGGCGCAAGTTCTATGACAGGAAGATTGAGGACATTCGCGTGCGTTTGACGGGCGCTGACGCGTTCTCGATCCTCGAAGGAATCCATAAGGGTTACCTGAAATCCCAAGATGTCGGGAGCGCGCTCGAGTGGGGCTCGCGCAGCGGCACGCTCATGCTCTTCGAGGCTGGCCAGTGGAGTGCCGCGCACCCTTTCCTTGCGACGCTCAGCGCACTGGCTGTCGTTGTCGCGCTTGTGCTCGGGCTTGCGCGTTGCCTGGGTGGCCGTGCACGAGGCGCGCGGGGTACTTACGTGAACGAGAAGGGTGGCCAGCGGCTCGATTAAGCGTTTGGACTTGTATCTACTGTACTCGTATAGATTCTAAGGGGGTGCATTGCATGACCAACAAGTCGCCGGCCGGGAGCAAAATGTTGGGTATGACGTCGGTAGCCATCAAGTCACCGTTGTAGAGTTGAGGCATGGAGAATGAGCCGGACGGCGACTCAAAAGCCCCGCCAGCCTCTTGACCTTGACTCTTGACTCTTGACTCTTGACTCCTCTCCCCATCTCGATTGCTTTACTCTATTCTACTCACAACAATGTCCAAAGCGTGTCTTGTTCGCGGCTCGATCAGTGAGTCACCAATCTCCAACTTCCACCACTCTCGCTCCCCCTACCAAAGGCCAGACAGACTAACCCAGACATCGACGAGATCTACAACCTCCCTCACATTGTGCGGCCAGGCGAGACGATCGCGTCGACAGGCTTCGATCGCAAGACTGGCGGAAAGGGCTCGAACCAGGCgtacgccgccgcgcgggctggcggccgcgtcgtcctcgacgcgca
Above is a genomic segment from Cutaneotrichosporon cavernicola HIS019 DNA, chromosome: 1 containing:
- a CDS encoding uncharacterized protein (Thioredoxin-like domain), whose translation is MLWRRLAALALIATGAFAEEEATELRQLNEDNFKASIAHGAWLVEHFSPRCWHCKAFAPTWKDLAIKNAYHEQLSGFHMAQVNCLAQGDLCDSNNVRGYPSLMLYADGKEVGEYKDDRAYPLLDAWIESKALAYSRGESLGANDTDSEGRQPDQLNRPNHEGKVVEVDEAGLEALKTNGPVCKKLRPIYEKLAATYKGALNVAAVNCDDHPILCKRNGVQGYPTIKLFQHGEVKVFEKHRTLPLMTSFLDEEVKSVPMKKMTNEDFEGIIADDDLFFVYLTSYSTSLEEVEQVERAVKSLGLKVPVYKTNDPLFYKNQSIAMPPPTSSLLAFASHEPHHVGAVALPAKDEDLEHFVHRNSYPNYFDLSGDNYNTFFLSENHPLVVLGAVRDGAEGEKDRVEMVKMARAWKKGGRHSEQRIIFVSAIASSWQKWLRKMVGVQPADIPTIVAIDTKGRKFYDRKIEDIRVRLTGADAFSILEGIHKGYLKSQDVGSALEWGSRSGTLMLFEAGQWSAAHPFLATLSALAVVVALVLGLARCLGGRARGARGTYVNEKGGQRLD